A genomic stretch from Silurus meridionalis isolate SWU-2019-XX chromosome 1, ASM1480568v1, whole genome shotgun sequence includes:
- the htr2ab gene encoding 5-hydroxytryptamine receptor 2A has protein sequence MSDEEQRANRSTHGFKPGAELWLLGNISPNNSANSSTVGEDETVSTVPRALGTVQKNWLALLILLAIVVTVTGNILVIMAVSLERKLQNATNYFLMSLAITDMLLGLLVMPVAMVTILYNYTWPFPSALCPIWIYLDVLFSTASIMHLCAISLDRYIAIRNPIQHSRTNSRARARVKITAAWTISVGISMPVPVLGLHDRSKVFKDGSCQLTDDSFVLIGSFVAFFIPLVIMVVTYFLTISALQSQATLCLDQLIARPKWLSMLDLLPRGSLSSERLFSQTSLCSDTIIPSARPFIRRTAQSISNEQKASKVLGVVFFLFVVMWCPFFITNVMAVACASSACDPALMTGLLNVFVWVGYLSSAVNPLVYTLFNKTYRAAFARYMRCQYREPSRSLQVILVNTIPPLAFHSSKLPLQGDDSLRLSKEDSRFGTSSYTNQVESLNKHGRDEMVSHV, from the exons ATGTCCGATGAGGAGCAAAGAGCCAACAGGAGCACACATGGGTTCAAACCAGGAGCGGAACTCTGGCTCCTGGGGAACATCTCACCCAACAATTCTGCAAACTCCAGCACTGTTGGGGAGGACGAAACCGTGTCAACTGTGCCACGTGCCCTCGGGACCGTGCAAAAGAACTGGCTGGCGCTGTTGATCCTGCTGGCCATCGTCGTCACGGTGACGGGCAACATCCTAGTCATCATGGCCGTGAGTCTGGAAAGGAAGCTGCAGAACGCCACAAACTACTTCCTGATGTCGCTGGCTATAACGGACATGCTGCTGGGCCTGCTGGTCATGCCTGTCGCCATGGTGACCATACTTTACA ATTACACCTGGCCCTTCCCGTCTGCTCTTTGTCCTATCTGGATCTACCTGGACGTACTTTTCTCCACAGCCTCCATCATGCACCTGTGTGCCATCTCTCTGGACCGCTACATTGCCATCCGTAATCCCATCCAGCACAGCCGCACCAACTCCAGAGCCCGAGCCCGGGTCAAGATCACAGCTGCATGGACCATCTCTGTAG GAATCTCCATGCCTGTCCCAGTTCTTGGACTCCATGACCGCTCCAAAGTCTTCAAAGACGGCAGCTGTCAGCTGACAGACGACAGTTTTGTCCTGATCGGCTCCTTTGTGGCGTTCTTCATCCCCCTCGTCATCATGGTGGTGACGTACTTCCTGACGATCAGCGCCCTGCAGAGCCAGGCCACTCTGTGTCTGGACCAGCTCATCGCACGTCCCAAGTGGCTGTCCATGCTGGATCTTCTCCCTCGAGGCTCGCTTTCCTCTGAACGCTTATTCTCTCAGACTTCGCTCTGCTCTGACACTATCATCCCTTCTGCCAGGCCGTTCATCCGCCGCACGGCACAGTCCATCAGCAATGAGCAGAAGGCCTCCAAAGTCCTTGGTGTGGTCTTCTTCCTATTTGTGGTCATGTGGTGTCCGTTCTTTATTACAAACGTCATGGCGGTGGCATGCGCCTCTTCAGCGTGCGACCCGGCCCTCATGACCGGCCTGCTTAACGTATTCGTTTGGGTGGGATACTTGTCTTCAGCTGTCAACCCACTCGTCTACACGCTCTTCAACAAGACGTACCGCGCAGCATTCGCCCGCTACATGCGCTGCCAATACCGTGAACCGAGCAGGTCGCTTCAGGTCATCCTGGTCAACACAATCCCTCCTTTGGCTTTCCACTCTTCCAAACTTCCACTTCAGGGAGACGATTCTTTAAGACTTTCGAAAGAGGACAGCAGATTTGGGACATCCTCCTACACGAACCAGGTAGAATCTCTAAATAAGCATGGACGAGATGAGATGGTGAGTCATGTCtga